From Synoicihabitans lomoniglobus, the proteins below share one genomic window:
- the aroE gene encoding shikimate dehydrogenase: MEPVLTLADLDTWSFKGTALAVLGHPIKHSISPPMHNAALAEMANSDDRFTTWRYFRFDVPPADLSLALDRLHAAGFHGLNLTVPHKVLAFDTIAQVDPTAQPIGAVNTLQRTAAGWHGYNTDGYGLATAVQETLGIQLFDTPIVLLGAGGAARGAAVECLAQGCASLHIVNRTTANREALLSQLAPLAGGIPLQGEIPAEALVINATSAGLKPDDPLPVDLTTLPRPVGVFDMIYNPAETPLLTAAKTHAIPTANGLAMLVHQGARSLEIWSNVAVPVEAMHAAVTAAIA; this comes from the coding sequence ATGGAGCCCGTTCTTACCCTCGCAGATCTCGATACTTGGTCCTTCAAAGGCACCGCACTCGCCGTGCTGGGGCACCCGATCAAACACTCGATCAGCCCGCCCATGCACAACGCGGCCCTCGCCGAGATGGCGAACAGCGACGATCGCTTCACCACCTGGCGCTACTTCCGTTTCGACGTGCCCCCCGCCGACCTGTCCCTCGCGCTCGACCGCCTGCACGCCGCCGGATTTCACGGCCTCAACCTGACCGTGCCGCACAAAGTCCTCGCGTTCGACACCATCGCCCAAGTCGACCCCACCGCCCAGCCCATCGGCGCCGTCAACACGCTCCAACGCACCGCGGCCGGCTGGCACGGCTACAATACCGACGGCTACGGCCTGGCCACGGCGGTGCAGGAAACCCTGGGTATCCAACTTTTCGACACCCCCATCGTCCTGCTCGGTGCCGGCGGCGCTGCCCGGGGCGCCGCGGTCGAGTGTCTTGCCCAAGGCTGCGCCTCCCTCCACATTGTCAATCGCACCACGGCCAATCGCGAAGCGCTGTTAAGTCAACTCGCTCCGCTCGCAGGTGGTATACCTCTGCAAGGCGAAATCCCCGCCGAAGCGCTCGTCATCAACGCCACCAGCGCCGGCCTCAAACCCGACGACCCTCTGCCCGTCGATCTCACCACCCTGCCCCGCCCGGTCGGCGTTTTCGACATGATCTACAACCCCGCCGAGACTCCGCTCCTGACGGCAGCCAAAACCCACGCCATCCCCACCGCCAACGGCCTCGCCATGCTCGTCCACCAAGGTGCCCGTTCCTTGGAAATTTGGAGCAATGTTGCCGTCCCCGTCGAAGCCATGCACGCCGCGGTAACCGCAGCCATCGCATAA
- a CDS encoding DUF1573 domain-containing protein — translation MIVFGSTVARSARSLLLLLGALSLQAELEWDQAQQSVELPVGAKQHVATYAFTNRSDQPVTIIDLQVDCDCTTAALPQRAFAPGESSELKLTLDTRGLEGEVNRELLVKLRHGEGAGAQVKTVSLQLKALITPWFTLSPRVLFWPLSAQAEERSLTVQLATTDRPLQLRLGDLPSGLETHLSLGTDPTTYMLTARPTDSTQAASWHLPLQLYAGDDELLAESSVYLLVR, via the coding sequence ATGATCGTATTCGGTTCCACTGTCGCCCGCTCCGCCCGCTCCCTTCTCCTGTTGCTCGGAGCGCTCTCGCTGCAGGCCGAGTTGGAATGGGACCAAGCTCAACAATCCGTCGAGCTTCCCGTGGGCGCGAAGCAACATGTCGCCACCTACGCGTTCACCAATCGCAGCGACCAACCGGTGACGATCATCGATCTGCAGGTCGACTGCGACTGCACCACCGCCGCGCTGCCCCAACGCGCCTTTGCCCCGGGGGAATCCAGCGAACTGAAACTCACGCTCGACACCCGGGGACTGGAAGGTGAGGTCAACCGCGAGTTGCTCGTCAAACTGCGCCATGGAGAGGGCGCCGGTGCCCAGGTCAAGACCGTCAGCCTGCAACTCAAGGCGCTCATCACCCCCTGGTTCACCCTTTCCCCGCGCGTCCTGTTTTGGCCGCTATCCGCCCAAGCCGAAGAGCGTTCCCTTACCGTGCAGCTGGCGACGACCGACCGCCCCCTGCAACTACGCCTCGGCGACTTGCCTTCCGGCCTCGAAACCCACCTCAGCCTGGGAACCGATCCGACCACTTACATGCTCACGGCACGTCCGACTGATTCGACCCAAGCCGCCTCCTGGCACTTGCCCCTTCAACTGTATGCGGGCGACGACGAACTTTTGGCCGAATCCTCAGTTTATCTCCTCGTGCGATGA
- a CDS encoding rhodanese-like domain-containing protein — MIFRRAVLQALGLLTLAVPPAALSYLGQRANSAAPHAVTNLAALPRYHLSLAEARALAAVESGSLLWIDARHRTAYADAHFPTAINLPVADWDAALPELLAHWTPSRPIIVYCSSASCDAADQVARRLRRELGAENVWVLHDGWQALRDFNLP; from the coding sequence ATGATCTTCCGTCGAGCGGTGTTGCAAGCGCTTGGTCTGTTGACGCTGGCCGTTCCACCCGCCGCGCTTTCCTACCTCGGGCAGCGGGCGAACTCCGCCGCGCCGCACGCCGTTACCAATTTAGCGGCCCTGCCTCGCTACCACCTGTCACTGGCGGAGGCCCGGGCGCTGGCCGCAGTGGAATCCGGGTCGCTGCTGTGGATCGACGCCCGTCACCGAACGGCCTACGCCGACGCGCATTTTCCCACCGCGATCAATCTACCGGTCGCCGACTGGGACGCCGCATTGCCCGAACTCCTGGCGCACTGGACTCCGTCCCGCCCCATCATCGTCTACTGCAGCTCCGCGTCGTGCGACGCCGCTGACCAAGTGGCCCGCCGCCTTCGGCGCGAACTCGGCGCCGAAAACGTCTGGGTGCTACATGACGGTTGGCAGGCACTGCGCGACTTTAATTTGCCATGA
- a CDS encoding MauE/DoxX family redox-associated membrane protein, which translates to MKTPPSSSTTGTTAARIGTGLLFAGSGLTKITDPHALAEAITRYDLVSPALAQIGGHFLPWSEIVIGGALLLNVWRSGAWLSACGFSALFMVAVASAWGRGLDISCGCFATARTIDAASLLFNAALLAVTTWGLRTELRRATLRD; encoded by the coding sequence ATGAAAACGCCCCCCTCGTCGTCCACCACCGGCACCACCGCGGCACGCATCGGCACCGGTCTGCTTTTCGCGGGCAGCGGTCTGACGAAAATCACCGATCCTCACGCCCTCGCCGAGGCCATCACACGCTATGATTTGGTGTCCCCTGCCCTCGCGCAAATCGGCGGGCATTTCCTGCCGTGGTCTGAAATCGTCATCGGCGGTGCCTTGCTGTTAAACGTGTGGCGGTCCGGCGCATGGTTGAGCGCCTGCGGATTCTCCGCTTTGTTCATGGTCGCCGTGGCCTCGGCGTGGGGTCGCGGCCTCGACATCTCGTGCGGTTGCTTTGCCACCGCCCGCACGATCGATGCCGCTTCGTTGCTCTTTAATGCGGCGCTGTTGGCCGTCACCACCTGGGGCCTGCGCACGGAACTTCGCCGCGCGACGCTGCGGGACTGA
- a CDS encoding peptidoglycan-binding domain-containing protein — protein MKSSKTTTITLLSTSILAISAAVGVLHAQDDVEREPFYSNDRRLQRSTTAPDPDVNKASSTSTSSWSQSETAVEASPENSAMIASMPPPLSPGAAREGVPAIGVKTGECYAQVLVEAEMVPVTDRVLLKEESYELVEIPARFEQVEERVMVKAGYEKQEIIPATYKTVEEKVLKSPAYTRQVPVPPVYETRTTKVMVKPERVYWTEGENPITELENPTSEIMCLVREPAEYETVTSRVLVQAASFREETVPAEYETYTRTVVDTPAKVNVVKVAPVYETRKVRKMVAAAKTERRVIPAEYGDVDRLVAQGESRIEWRRVLCETNATPEVVAQIQTQLKDRGYKVKVNGELDRRTMAALRDFQKDNELPLAGVSYASLDALGVKA, from the coding sequence ATGAAATCCTCCAAGACCACTACCATCACATTGCTATCAACCTCAATTTTGGCGATCAGCGCCGCAGTTGGGGTGTTGCATGCTCAAGACGACGTCGAGCGCGAGCCGTTCTATTCCAACGATCGTCGCCTCCAGCGGTCCACGACTGCTCCCGATCCGGACGTCAACAAAGCATCTTCCACCTCCACTTCCTCATGGTCTCAGTCAGAAACCGCGGTGGAAGCGTCCCCTGAGAACAGCGCCATGATCGCGAGCATGCCGCCGCCGTTGTCACCCGGTGCCGCTCGCGAAGGCGTGCCGGCGATCGGCGTCAAGACGGGTGAATGTTACGCCCAGGTGCTCGTCGAGGCCGAGATGGTTCCGGTGACCGACCGTGTGTTGCTCAAGGAAGAAAGCTACGAATTGGTCGAGATCCCGGCCCGGTTCGAACAGGTCGAGGAGCGCGTCATGGTTAAGGCCGGTTATGAGAAACAAGAAATCATTCCCGCCACCTACAAGACGGTGGAGGAAAAGGTGCTGAAGAGCCCTGCTTACACCCGCCAGGTTCCGGTTCCCCCGGTCTATGAAACCCGCACCACCAAAGTGATGGTCAAGCCGGAGCGCGTTTACTGGACGGAGGGAGAAAATCCCATCACCGAGTTGGAAAACCCGACCAGCGAGATCATGTGTCTCGTGCGTGAGCCCGCTGAATACGAGACCGTCACGAGCCGCGTCTTGGTGCAGGCTGCCTCGTTCCGCGAAGAAACCGTTCCCGCCGAATACGAAACTTATACCCGCACCGTTGTCGATACGCCCGCCAAGGTGAACGTTGTTAAAGTCGCCCCGGTCTACGAGACCCGCAAAGTCCGCAAGATGGTGGCCGCTGCCAAGACCGAGCGTCGGGTGATTCCCGCCGAATACGGTGATGTCGACCGCTTGGTCGCCCAGGGTGAAAGTCGTATCGAATGGCGCCGCGTGCTGTGCGAAACCAACGCCACGCCTGAGGTCGTCGCGCAAATCCAAACGCAGTTGAAGGATCGCGGCTACAAGGTGAAAGTGAACGGCGAACTCGATCGTCGGACCATGGCCGCCCTGCGCGATTTCCAAAAGGATAACGAGCTGCCCCTCGCCGGAGTAAGCTATGCCTCGCTCGACGCGCTGGGCGTGAAGGCCTAA